A window from Vigna angularis cultivar LongXiaoDou No.4 chromosome 7, ASM1680809v1, whole genome shotgun sequence encodes these proteins:
- the LOC108338145 gene encoding glycine dehydrogenase (decarboxylating), mitochondrial, translating into MERARRLANRAILKRLVSEAKQHQKNESLLHSSTTPMLLYSSSRCMSSVSSAAVRNRGFKTETLLGRSMNIATMSRGVVGGLLGVGSTRSISVEALQRSDTFPRRHNSATPEEQSKMAESIGFESLDSLVDATVPKSIRLKEMKFGKFDGGLTESQMIEHMKDLASKNKVFKSYIGMGYYNTHVPPVILRNIMENPAWYTQYTPYQAEISQGRLESLLNYQTMITDLTGLPMSNASLLDEGTAAAEAMSMCNNIQKGKKKTFIIASNCHPQTIDICKTRAAGFDLKVVTADLKDIDYKSGDVCGVLVQYPGTEGEVLDYGEFIKKAHAHEVKVVMASDLLALTVLKPPGELGADIVVGSAQRFGVPMGYGGPHAAFLATSQEYKRMMPGRIIGVSVDSTGKTALRMAMQTREQHIRRDKATSNICTAQALLANMAAMYAVYHGPEGLKNIANRVHGLAGAFALGLKKLGTVEVQDLPFFDTVKVKTSNAHAIADAAIKSEINLRVVDGNTITVAFDETTTLEDVDKLFKVFAGGKPVPFTAASIASEVQSAIPSGLTRNSPYLTHPIFNTYQTEHELLRYMYRLQSKDLSLCHSMIPLGSCTMKLNATTEMMPVTWSNFSDIHPFAPVNQAEGYQEMFDNLGDLLCTITGFDSFSLQPNAGAAGEYAGLMVIRAYHLARGDHHRDVCIIPVSAHGTNPASAAMCGMKIVSVGTDAKGNINIEELRKAAEKHKDNLSALMVTYPSTHGVYEEGIDEICKIIHDNGGQVYMDGANMNAQVGLTSPGWIGADVCHLNLHKTFCIPHGGGGPGMGPIGVKKHLAPFLPSHPVISTGGIPAPENPQPLGTISAAPWGSALILPISYTYIAMMGSKGLTDASKIAILNANYMAKRLENYYPVLFRGVNGTVAHEFIIDLRGFKNTAGIEPEDVAKRLMDYGFHAPTMSWPVPGTLMIEPTESESKAELDRFCDTLISIREEIAEIEKGKADINNNVLKGAPHPPSLLMADAWTKPYSREYAAFPAPWLRASKFWPTTGRVDNVYGDRNLICTLLPASQAVEEEAAATA; encoded by the exons ATGGAACGTGCTCGCAGGCTTGCGAACCGCGCCATTCTGAAGCGTCTGGTTTCAGAGGCAAAGCAGCACCAGAAGAATGAATCCTTACTGCACTCTTCCACCACCCCCATGTTGCTGTACTCTTCCTCTAGGTGCATGTCCTCTGTTTCCTCCGCTGCAGTGAGAAACAGAGGATTCAAAACAGAGACCCTTCTGGGAAGGAGCATGAACATCGCCACCATGTCACGCGGCGTTGTTGGTGGCCTCCTTGGTGTCGGTTCAACCCGATCCATCTCTGTTGAAGCGCTTCAACGGAGTGACACTTTCCCCAGGCGCCATAACTCTGCCACCCCAGAGGAACAGAGCAAGATGGCAGAGTCAATTGGCTTTGAGAGCCTCGATTCTCTGGTGGACGCCACCGTTCCTAAGTCGATCCGCTTGAAGGAGATGAAGTTCGGGAAATTCGATGGAGGTTTAACAGAGAGCCAGATGATTGAGCACATGAAGGATTTGGCCTCAAAGAACAAGGTTTTCAAGTCCTACATTGGGATGGGGTACTACAACACTCATGTTCCACCAGTAATCTTGAGGAACATAATGGAGAACCCTGCTTGGTACACTCAGTACACTCCTTACCAGGCTGAGATATCTCAGGGGAGGCTTGAGTCACTGCTGAATTACCAGACCATGATCACTGACCTCACTGGCTTGCCCATGTCCAATGCCTCATTGCTTGATGAGGGCACTGCTGCAGCTGAGGCAATGTCCATGTGCAATAACATCCaaaaggggaagaagaagacCTTCATCATCGCAAGTAACTGCCACCCTCAGACCATTGATATTTGCAAGACAAGAGCTGCTGGATTTGATCTCAAGGTTGTGACAGCAGATCTTAAGGATATTGATTACAAATCTGGGGATGTGTGTGGTGTGCTTGTGCAGTACCCTGGGACTGAGGGTGAGGTGTTGGACTATGGGGAGTTCATCAAGAAGGCTCATGCTCATGAGGTGAAGGTTGTTATGGCAAGTGATCTGTTGGCACTGACTGTGTTGAAGCCTCCTGGGGAGTTGGGGGCAGATATTGTTGTTGGATCAGCTCAGAGGTTTGGAGTTCCAATGGGCTATGGAGGTCCTCATGCAGCTTTCTTGGCCACATCACAAGAGTACAAGAGGATGATGCCAGGGAGAATCATTGGAGTCAGTGTTGATTCTACAGGAAAGACTGCTCTGAGGATGGCAATGCAAACTAGGGAGCAGCATATCAGGAGGGACAAGGCTACCAGCAACATTTGCACTGCCCAG GCACTTCTTGCAAACATGGCTGCTATGTATGCTGTGTATCATGGACCTGAAGGCCTTAAGAACATTGCAAACCGTGTTCATGGTCTTGCTGGGGCATTTGCTCTTGGATTAAAGAAACTTGGAACTGTGGAAGTTCAAGACCTTCCTTTCTTTGACACTGTGAAGGTTAAGACTTCCAATGCACATGCAATTGCTGATGCAGCTATCAAAAGCGAAATAAATTTGCGAGTTGTAGATGGAAACACT ATCACTGTTGCTTTTGATGAAACAACCACATTAGAGGATGTTGATAAGCTGTTCAAAGTCTTTGCTGGTGGAAAGCCA GTCCCCTTCACAGCTGCATCTATTGCATCAGAAGTTCAAAGTGCAATTCCTTCTGGATTAACTAGGAATAGCCCTTATCTGACACACCCTATCTTTAACAC GTACCAAACTGAGCATGAGTTGCTTAGGTACATGTATAGGCTACAATCAAAAGATCTCTCACTATGCCACAGTATGATTCCATTGGGATCCTGTACAATGAAGCTGAATGCAACGACAGAAATGATGCCTGTGACATGGTCCAACTTTAGTGATATTCACCCTTTTGCACCAGTTAACCAGGCTGAAGGTTATCAG GAAATGTTCGACAATTTGGGTGACTTGTTGTGTACCATCACCGGGTTTGACTCCTTCTCCTTGCAACCAAATGCCGGTGCTGCTGGAGAATATGCTGGACTTATGGTTATCCGTGCATATCATCTG GCAAGAGGTGACCATCACCGCGATGTTTGCATTATACCTGTCTCAGCACATGGTACAAATCCTGCTAGCGCTGCAATGTGTGGAATGAAAATCGTCTCAGTTGGAACTGATGCCAAGGGAAACATTAATATAGAAGAGTTGAGAAAGGCTGCTGAAAAACACAAGGACAACTTATCTGCACTTATG GTAACATATCCTTCAACCCACGGTGTCTATGAGGAAGGTATTGATGAGATCTGCAAGATTATTCATGATAATGGTGGCCAAGTATACATGGATGGTGCCAACATGAATGCACAG GTGGGGCTCACAAGCCCGGGTTGGATAGGAGCAGACGTTTGTCATCTCAATCTCCACAAGACATTCTGCATCCCTCATGGAGGAGGTGGCCCTGGCATGGGTCCTATTGGTGTAAAGAAACACTTGGCACCATTTTTACCTTCCCACCCTGTG ATATCAACTGGTGGAATTCCTGCCCCTGAAAATCCTCAACCACTTGGTACCATCTCTGCTGCACCATGGGGATCAGCACTCATATTGCCAATCTCTTACACTTACATCGCTATGATGGGTTCTAAAGGACTCACTGATGCATCAAAGATAGCCATTTTGAATGCAAACTACATGGCCAAACGATTGGAG AACTATTACCCAGTTCTTTTCCGCGGAGTCAATGGAACAGTTGCTCATGAGTTCATTATTGACTTGAGAGGCTTCAAG AATACTGCTGGAATTGAGCCTGAAGATGTTGCAAAACGCCTCATGGACTATGGTTTTCATGCACCAACAATGTCGTGGCCTGTGCCTGGCACACTCATGATTGAGCCTACAGAGAGTGAAAGCAAG GCCGAGTTGGACAGGTTCTGTGATACTCTTATTTCAATTAGAGAAGAAATTGCTGAAATAGAGAAAGGAAAGGCTGACATAAACAACAATGTGCTTAAG GGAGCTCCTCATCCACCATCATTGCTCATGGCTGATGCATGGACAAAACCTTACTCAAGGGAATATGCAGCCTTCCCAGCTCCATGGCTCCGTGCTTCAAAGTTCTGGCCTACCACAG GACGTGTTGATAATGTGTATGGTGACCGCAACCTCATTTGCACCCTTCTCCCAGCATCACAGGCTGTTGAAGAAGAAGCTGCAGCCACAGCCTAG
- the LOC108337430 gene encoding putative GATA transcription factor 22, translating into MTPYSLHPPPPSLQPQTQIFISSNNQDCPTFFNIFDPRKTIQIGGFTQSYQQDEKMVILHDGSSSNNLNSPEPVTVDPISSRNEGNLGSYKMDEEDIKHSDGSEKWMSSKMRLMKKMMRRSMSPTSDRLNPQGQESRYSQRSPRNTSSSTTRVCSDCNTSTTPLWRSGPKGPKSLCNACGIRQRKARRAMAEASNGLVTPINSVCAKTRVYNKEKKSRANHFAQFKNKYKSTTTTTTAASAGSSEGLRKIEYFKDFAISLSSKNSSFQQKVFPRDEVAEAAMLLMELSCGFVH; encoded by the exons ATGACTCCTTATTCCCTCCACCCACCACCTCCTTCCTTACAACCTCAAACCCAAATCTTCATTTCTTCTAATAATCAGGATTGCCCTACCTTCTTCAACATCTTTGATCCAAGGAAAACCATACAAATTGGAGGCTTCACACAAAGTTATCAACAG GATGAGAAGATGGTAATATTGCACGATGGATCATCAAGCAATAATCTGAATTCACCTGAGCCAGTTACGGTTGATCCAATTAGCAGCAGAAATGAGGGTAATTTAGGGTCGTACAAAATGGACGAAGAAGACATAAAACACAGTGATGGGTCTGAGAAatggatgtcttcaaagatgaggTTAATGAAAAAGATGATGAGAAGGAGCATGAGTCCAACCTCTGACAGATTGAATCCACAAGGGCAAGAAAGCAGATACAGCCAAAGAAGCCCTCGTAACACCAGCAGTAGCACCACTAGGGTTTGTTCGGACTGTAACACAAGCACTACCCCACTTTGGAGGAGTGGCCCTAAGGGTCCTAAG TCGCTTTGCAATGCCTGTGGAATTAGACAGAGGAAGGCAAGAAGGGCAATGGCTGAAGCTTCAAATGGTTTGGTTACTCCCATAAACTCAGTATGTGCAAAGACCAGAGTGTACAACAAGGAGAAAAAGTCTCGTGCAAACCATTTTGCACAGTTCAAGAACAAGTACAAGTccactactactactactactgcTGCTTCTGCAGGCTCATCTGAAGGGCTGAGAAAGATTGAATATTTCAAGGATTTTGCCATAAGTTTGAGCAGTAAAAACTCATCTTTCCAACAGAAAGTTTTTCCACGGGATGAAGTAGCTGAGGCAGCAATGCTTCTGATGGAGTTATCCTGTGGTTTTGTCCACTGA
- the LOC108337198 gene encoding uncharacterized protein LOC108337198, whose amino-acid sequence MRTISGHCASVKDVSLSKAAKILTKFVSADNGASHIISAYLHRACASFSELNQIHKELDPSHSRKKHKKHRTETGTDSGRVVENSVRSVNINQELSLEHVKSIELRRQQTGNENTDLDDDKSNQTMVKSNQELNGSVGYETENLGGSEMLKKKKKKKLEVESLQNGDSAVKFEDGIDDSKLPNGAQLAIASGREQGNDGDFKPEMEEGRKQKSAKKKDKASYEDEVENEKGIEQQKDIEEKLSNGIDRENGGLGGSQDSQIKKKKKYEKGKENTLYAEEGKLERSKNRKSDDVGDKPEHPSGGLSKKKMKRKHSGDNKT is encoded by the coding sequence ATGAGGACAATTTCTGGGCATTGTGCCTCGGTGAAAGACGTATCACTATCCAAAGCGGCGAAAATTCTGACAAAGTTTGTCTCTGCTGATAATGGTGCTTCACATATCATCAGTGCATATCTCCATCGAGCATGTGCTTCTTTCAGCGAGCTCAACCAGATCCACAAGGAGCTTGATCCCTCACACTCTCGTAAGAAGCACAAAAAGCACAGAACTGAGACTGGTACTGACAGCGGGAGGGTAGTGGAAAATTCCGTTCGGAGTGTTAATATTAACCAGGAGCTCAGCCTTGAACATGTAAAATCTATTGAATTGAGAAGACAGCAGACTGGCAATGAGAATACTGATCTAGATGATGACAAATCAAATCAGACAATGGTTAAAAGTAATCAAGAACTTAATGGTTCTGTTGGGTATGAGACAGAAAATTTGGGTGGGAGTGAGATgcttaagaagaagaaaaagaagaagctgGAAGTTGAGTCCCTGCAAAACGGAGATAGCGCTGTTAAATTTGAAGATGGGATAGATGATAGCAAGCTGCCTAATGGGGCGCAACTTGCAATTGCGTCAGGCAGAGAACAGGGCAATGATGGTGATTTTAAACCAGAGATGGAAGAGGGAAGAAAACAGAAAAGTGCAAAGAAGAAGGACAAGGCAAGTTATGAGGATGAGGTTGAGAATGAAAAAGGAATAGAGCAACagaaagatatagaagaaaaactATCCAACGGTATAGATAGAGAAAATGGAGGGCTCGGTGGCTCCCAGGACTcacaaatcaagaaaaaaaagaaatatgagaAAGGAAAGGAGAATACATTATATGCTGAAGAGGGAAAGTTGGAACGGAGCAAGAATAGGAAAAGTGATGATGTGGGAGACAAACCAGAACATCCAAGTGGGGGTTTGagtaagaagaaaatgaaaaggaaacaCAGTGGTGATAATAAAACTTAG